The following proteins are co-located in the Spinactinospora alkalitolerans genome:
- a CDS encoding NDP-hexose 2,3-dehydratase family protein, which translates to MSGLLHRPDEVRRWIAERRSADGLGVRRVPFDRMEGWRFHPDTGNLAHVSGRFFSVEGLRIRHGATEREWSRPVIVQPESGILGMLVRRDRAGEPEFLMQVKMEPGNFGLVQLSPTVQATPSNYTRVHAGRGVRHIEHFLPPRSGRVLTDALQSEQGAWFDRKSNRNIVVEAPDGVVAAPGDDHRWIPLHTLKALLREPDLVNMDSRSVLACLPLHETAERASDAGESFGASLARSLRPSDAGAPHTIGELLTRLNDVRADRWAEVRRIALGQVDGWHREADEVRHGAGRHFRIIAVTAHASGREVRRWDQPLLAPVGVGVSAFLVRRVEGVLHVLVGAHWEPGLAAGAELGPTVQCDTGDFAGLSREQRPPFLDAVLTAPEKRVRYDVVQSEEGGRFHHARSRYMIVEADAPTAAEAEADPRFSWATPGQLIGLCQSSGPVSVQARTLLACLHTLW; encoded by the coding sequence GTGAGCGGCCTCCTCCACCGGCCGGACGAGGTCCGCCGGTGGATCGCGGAGCGCAGATCGGCCGACGGCCTCGGCGTGCGACGCGTCCCCTTCGACCGAATGGAGGGCTGGCGCTTCCATCCGGACACCGGAAACCTCGCGCACGTGAGCGGCCGCTTCTTCAGCGTCGAAGGACTGCGCATACGGCACGGCGCCACCGAGCGCGAATGGAGCCGGCCCGTCATCGTCCAGCCGGAGAGCGGAATCCTCGGGATGCTGGTCCGCCGGGACCGGGCCGGTGAACCGGAGTTCCTGATGCAGGTGAAGATGGAACCGGGCAACTTCGGCCTGGTGCAGCTGTCGCCCACGGTGCAGGCCACCCCGAGCAACTACACGCGCGTGCACGCAGGGAGGGGTGTGCGCCACATCGAGCACTTCCTCCCGCCCAGATCCGGCCGTGTCCTGACCGACGCCCTCCAGTCCGAGCAGGGCGCCTGGTTCGACCGGAAGAGCAACCGGAACATCGTCGTCGAGGCGCCCGACGGGGTCGTCGCCGCCCCCGGCGACGACCACCGGTGGATACCGCTGCACACGCTCAAAGCGCTGCTCCGCGAGCCCGACCTGGTGAACATGGACTCCCGTTCGGTGCTGGCCTGCCTGCCACTGCACGAGACGGCCGAACGCGCCTCCGACGCGGGGGAGTCGTTCGGCGCGTCGCTGGCGCGCTCCCTGCGCCCCTCCGATGCGGGCGCGCCGCACACCATCGGCGAACTGCTCACCCGCCTCAACGACGTCCGCGCCGACCGGTGGGCGGAGGTCCGCCGGATCGCCCTGGGGCAGGTGGACGGATGGCACCGAGAAGCGGACGAGGTCCGGCATGGGGCGGGCCGCCATTTCCGGATCATCGCCGTCACCGCCCATGCGAGCGGGCGCGAGGTGCGCCGCTGGGACCAGCCGCTCCTCGCCCCGGTCGGCGTGGGGGTGTCGGCGTTCCTCGTCAGGCGGGTCGAGGGGGTGCTCCACGTCCTGGTCGGGGCACACTGGGAGCCCGGCCTCGCCGCGGGCGCCGAACTGGGGCCCACGGTTCAGTGCGACACCGGCGACTTCGCCGGCCTCTCCCGGGAGCAGCGCCCCCCGTTCCTGGACGCGGTGCTCACCGCCCCTGAGAAGCGGGTCCGCTACGACGTCGTGCAGTCGGAGGAGGGCGGGCGCTTCCACCACGCCCGGAGCCGCTACATGATCGTCGAGGCGGACGCACCGACCGCGGCCGAGGCCGAGGCCGACCCGCGCTTCTCCTGGGCGACCCCCGGGCAGCTGATCGGCCTCTGCCAGAGCTCCGGCCCGGTCAGCGTCCAGGCCCGGACGCTGCTCGCCTGCCTGCACACCCTCTGGTGA
- a CDS encoding sugar nucleotidyltransferase, whose amino-acid sequence MKGILLAAGAGSRLGPLTATTSKHLLPVYDQPLVHYPLSVLMLAGIRDILLIGVPDQLPRFRALLGDGSRLGLRMAYAEQDEPRGIAEALVIGADFAGSEPVCLVLGDNLFHGPDLEAVLRREATRVDGCVLFGHRVPDPERFGVAVLDAHGALLDIREKPSVPPGDIAVTGLYMYSPEAVEYAGELSPSARGELEITDLNRRFVAEGRARLAGLGEDAVWLDAGTPDSLLDAGLFARTLREREGVRIGSPEDIARRLGYIGSGPARSTAGGLR is encoded by the coding sequence GTGAAGGGGATCCTGCTCGCGGCCGGGGCCGGCTCACGGCTCGGCCCGCTCACCGCCACCACCTCCAAGCACCTTCTCCCGGTGTACGACCAGCCCCTCGTCCACTACCCGCTGTCCGTGCTGATGCTCGCGGGAATCCGCGACATCCTGCTGATCGGCGTCCCCGACCAGCTTCCGCGCTTCCGCGCTCTGCTCGGCGACGGTTCCCGGCTGGGCCTCCGGATGGCGTACGCGGAACAGGACGAACCCCGCGGAATCGCCGAAGCACTCGTTATCGGAGCCGACTTCGCCGGAAGTGAGCCCGTCTGCCTGGTCCTCGGAGACAACCTCTTCCACGGTCCGGATCTGGAGGCGGTGCTGCGCAGGGAGGCGACCCGGGTCGACGGGTGCGTCCTGTTCGGCCACCGGGTGCCCGACCCCGAGCGCTTCGGAGTGGCCGTCCTCGATGCGCACGGCGCGCTCCTGGACATCCGGGAGAAGCCCTCCGTTCCCCCCGGCGACATCGCCGTCACGGGGCTGTACATGTACTCCCCGGAGGCCGTGGAGTACGCCGGGGAACTGTCCCCCTCCGCCCGCGGAGAACTCGAGATCACCGACCTGAACCGGAGGTTCGTCGCGGAGGGGCGCGCCCGCCTGGCCGGGCTCGGCGAGGACGCGGTGTGGCTCGACGCGGGAACCCCCGACTCCCTGCTCGACGCCGGACTCTTCGCGCGGACTCTCCGGGAGCGGGAGGGGGTCCGCATCGGCAGTCCCGAGGACATCGCCCGCCGACTGGGCTACATCGGATCGGGGCCCGCCCGCTCCACGGCCGGAGGTCTCAGGTGA
- the rfbB gene encoding dTDP-glucose 4,6-dehydratase — translation MRLLVAGGAGFIGSHFVSSVLDNRYPALAGAEVTVVDAFTYAGRRANLAQDGPRLRIVAADITDADAMLDLLRGHDAIVNFAAESHVDRSIADGVAFVRTNVAGTQSLLEAARRNGVPVFVQVSTDEVYGSMEEDTATESYPLVPSSPYAASKAAGDLMALAYHRTHGLDVRITRCTNTFGPRQFPEKLIPLAITELLKGGKVRLYGDGLNVREWLHVDDHCNAVRLVLEKGRSGTVYNVAGGTEMTNRDLVGLLIEQTGAVPDAIERAPDRPAHDRRYSIDWTRIQEELGFAPERAFSPALAETVDWYRDNPDWWAPIAGGGAR, via the coding sequence GTGCGTCTCCTCGTGGCCGGCGGTGCCGGATTCATCGGTTCGCACTTCGTCTCATCCGTACTCGACAACAGGTACCCCGCGCTGGCCGGCGCCGAGGTGACGGTCGTCGACGCGTTCACCTACGCAGGGCGCCGCGCCAACCTGGCCCAGGACGGCCCGCGCCTTCGCATCGTCGCGGCCGACATCACCGACGCCGACGCGATGCTCGATCTGCTGCGCGGGCACGATGCGATCGTCAACTTCGCCGCGGAGTCCCATGTCGACCGATCCATCGCCGACGGAGTCGCCTTCGTCCGGACCAACGTCGCCGGGACGCAGAGCCTCCTCGAGGCGGCCCGGCGGAACGGTGTACCGGTGTTCGTCCAGGTCTCCACCGACGAGGTGTACGGCTCCATGGAAGAGGACACCGCCACCGAGTCCTACCCGCTCGTTCCCAGTTCGCCGTATGCGGCGTCGAAGGCGGCGGGTGACCTCATGGCGCTCGCCTACCACCGCACCCATGGCCTGGACGTGCGGATCACCAGGTGCACGAACACCTTCGGGCCGCGCCAGTTCCCCGAGAAGCTCATCCCGCTGGCCATCACGGAACTGCTCAAGGGCGGCAAGGTCCGGCTCTACGGAGACGGCCTGAACGTACGCGAGTGGCTCCACGTCGACGACCACTGCAACGCCGTCCGCCTCGTGCTGGAGAAAGGGCGGAGCGGGACGGTCTACAACGTCGCGGGAGGAACCGAGATGACCAATCGCGACCTGGTCGGGCTCCTCATCGAACAGACCGGGGCGGTTCCGGACGCGATCGAGCGCGCCCCCGACCGCCCCGCCCACGACCGCCGCTACTCCATCGACTGGACCCGCATCCAGGAGGAGCTCGGGTTCGCGCCGGAGCGCGCGTTCTCCCCTGCCCTCGCCGAGACCGTCGACTGGTACCGCGACAACCCTGACTGGTGGGCGCCGATCGCGGGAGGAGGGGCGCGGTGA
- a CDS encoding enoyl-CoA hydratase/isomerase family protein, with translation MSADEIIIGREGPVLTVTFNRPEARNAMTWDMYEGLYAACETADGDDAVRAMLLRGAGSAAFVAGTDISQFTEFTTGADGIAYEEKITRVVSRLETVRVPTVAAVQGFCVGGGLAIAAVCDLRIADRSARFGVPVARTIGNCLSMNTYSLLLHHLGPGRTLDMLLRARLFTAEEAHAAGFVAELCDAEELDERTGATVERLLGHAPLSMWAAKEAVRRMRTAALPDGDDIVAGVFASEDFAAGVRGFLTKETTHWTGR, from the coding sequence ATGAGCGCTGACGAGATCATCATCGGCCGCGAAGGTCCGGTGCTGACCGTCACATTCAACCGTCCCGAGGCCCGCAACGCCATGACCTGGGACATGTACGAGGGGTTGTACGCCGCGTGCGAGACGGCGGACGGCGACGACGCCGTGCGCGCCATGCTGCTGCGCGGCGCAGGGTCGGCGGCCTTCGTCGCCGGGACCGACATCTCCCAGTTCACCGAGTTCACGACAGGCGCCGACGGGATCGCCTACGAGGAGAAGATCACCAGGGTGGTCTCCCGGCTGGAGACCGTCCGGGTGCCCACCGTGGCCGCCGTCCAGGGGTTCTGCGTCGGCGGCGGGCTGGCGATCGCCGCGGTGTGCGACCTCCGGATCGCCGACCGCAGCGCACGGTTCGGGGTCCCGGTCGCCCGCACGATCGGCAACTGCCTGTCCATGAACACCTATTCGCTGCTGCTGCACCACCTCGGCCCCGGCCGGACCCTGGACATGCTGCTCCGGGCCCGCCTGTTCACCGCCGAAGAGGCGCATGCGGCCGGTTTCGTGGCCGAGCTGTGCGACGCGGAAGAACTCGACGAACGCACGGGCGCGACCGTCGAGCGGCTGCTCGGGCACGCCCCTCTGTCCATGTGGGCGGCCAAGGAGGCCGTCCGCCGGATGCGCACCGCGGCGCTGCCCGACGGGGACGACATCGTCGCCGGCGTCTTCGCCAGCGAGGACTTCGCCGCCGGCGTGCGGGGCTTCCTCACCAAGGAGACCACCCACTGGACCGGCCGCTGA
- a CDS encoding tripartite tricarboxylate transporter permease, with protein sequence MDPDPGKLGRTVIDNLMSGLSTALTPENLLWCFVGVLAGTVIGLLPGLGSSTGVAVLLPLTLGFEPVTALIMLAGIYYGAQYGGTITSVLISTPGEASSVATTLDGYQMAKRGRAGAALSIAAIGSFVAAIASLLLLSALAPLFAGFALNFGPAENLAVIILGMATIVSFSGDSRAKGFAMAGLGLLLATVGIDAATAESRFTFGSMNLLGGIPFVEVMIGLFAVGEVLYQLRVGESAPIRAGFRDLMITRTELRRSGGPIMRGSLIGFLLGCLPGAGSTLASFMAYGVEKRVSKHRGEFGKGAIEGVAAPESANNSAANANFIPTLALGIPGGATTAILLGALLVYGVQPGPLMFENQPDLVWGLLASFFIGNLILLVLNLPLAPLFAQMLRIPYAYMYPLIICTSFVGAYSIDNSLYSVWIVFVFGVIGYFMKLYDLPIAPLVLGLVLGPLFEKALVQTSALGDGSFALVGQSPIAVGILVLAAALAAGPSAVSAVRGRRRTADVGSAAPVGGRNDSEEER encoded by the coding sequence GTGGACCCTGACCCCGGGAAGCTGGGCCGCACCGTGATCGACAACCTGATGAGCGGGCTGAGTACCGCCCTGACCCCGGAGAACCTGCTGTGGTGCTTCGTGGGCGTCCTCGCCGGAACCGTCATCGGACTGCTGCCCGGTCTGGGCTCCAGCACCGGCGTGGCCGTGCTGCTGCCTCTGACGCTCGGCTTCGAGCCGGTCACGGCGCTGATCATGCTGGCAGGCATCTACTACGGCGCGCAGTACGGCGGGACCATCACCTCGGTGCTGATCTCCACGCCGGGCGAGGCGTCCAGCGTCGCGACGACCCTGGACGGCTACCAGATGGCCAAGCGGGGGCGCGCCGGCGCGGCACTGTCGATCGCGGCCATCGGCTCCTTCGTCGCCGCCATCGCCTCCCTCCTGCTCCTCTCCGCGCTGGCACCGCTGTTCGCCGGGTTCGCACTGAACTTCGGCCCGGCCGAGAACCTCGCGGTGATCATCCTCGGTATGGCGACGATCGTCAGCTTCTCCGGCGACTCCAGGGCCAAGGGGTTCGCCATGGCCGGCCTCGGCCTGCTCCTCGCCACGGTCGGCATCGACGCGGCCACGGCGGAGTCCCGGTTCACCTTCGGCAGCATGAACCTGCTGGGCGGCATTCCGTTCGTCGAGGTGATGATCGGCCTGTTCGCCGTGGGCGAGGTCCTGTACCAGCTCCGCGTCGGCGAGTCCGCGCCGATCCGGGCCGGATTCCGCGACCTGATGATCACCCGCACCGAGCTCAGGCGCTCCGGCGGACCGATCATGCGCGGCAGCCTCATCGGGTTCCTGCTCGGCTGCCTGCCCGGCGCGGGCTCCACGTTGGCGTCGTTCATGGCCTACGGCGTGGAGAAACGGGTCTCCAAGCACCGCGGCGAGTTCGGCAAGGGCGCCATCGAGGGCGTCGCGGCGCCCGAGAGCGCGAACAACTCCGCCGCCAACGCCAACTTCATCCCGACCCTCGCACTGGGCATCCCCGGCGGCGCGACAACGGCGATCCTGCTCGGAGCGCTGCTGGTCTACGGGGTGCAGCCCGGCCCGCTGATGTTCGAGAACCAGCCGGACCTGGTCTGGGGCCTGCTGGCGTCCTTCTTCATCGGCAACCTGATCCTGCTGGTGCTCAACCTGCCGCTGGCTCCGCTGTTCGCGCAGATGCTGCGGATCCCCTACGCCTACATGTACCCGCTCATCATCTGCACGAGTTTCGTCGGCGCCTACTCCATCGACAACAGCCTGTACAGCGTGTGGATCGTGTTCGTCTTCGGCGTCATCGGCTACTTCATGAAGCTCTACGACCTGCCCATCGCACCGCTTGTCCTGGGGCTGGTGCTCGGTCCGCTGTTCGAGAAGGCGCTCGTGCAGACGTCGGCGCTGGGGGACGGCAGCTTCGCCCTGGTCGGCCAGAGCCCGATCGCCGTGGGCATCCTGGTGCTCGCCGCGGCGCTGGCCGCGGGACCGTCCGCGGTGTCGGCGGTGCGCGGACGCCGCCGGACCGCCGACGTAGGCTCCGCGGCGCCGGTCGGAGGCCGCAACGACAGCGAGGAGGAGCGATGA
- a CDS encoding tripartite tricarboxylate transporter TctB family protein encodes MRATLPLARHGQLIAFGVLTGLGAAAAVAAVGYGVWSDEGRIGAGFLPLTVGLVILLTCGILFAVGLRRALTGGTPAPDRPTGTDARGRGPAERARNLRIVFAVTLAMVAALPYVGLLTAFGVYITVISTVVEKRRWYVSLGIALAVVTAVQVVFGILLGVPLPGWTLTPGSWAAP; translated from the coding sequence ATGAGAGCGACCCTTCCCCTCGCCCGCCACGGACAGCTCATCGCCTTCGGGGTGCTGACCGGCCTGGGGGCCGCCGCCGCCGTCGCGGCCGTCGGCTACGGCGTCTGGAGCGACGAAGGACGCATCGGCGCCGGTTTCCTCCCGCTGACCGTCGGCCTGGTCATCCTGCTCACCTGCGGCATCCTGTTCGCCGTCGGACTGCGGCGCGCCCTCACCGGCGGCACACCGGCGCCGGACCGGCCGACCGGAACCGACGCGCGGGGCCGCGGCCCCGCCGAGCGCGCCCGCAACCTGCGCATCGTCTTCGCCGTGACGCTGGCCATGGTCGCGGCCCTCCCCTATGTCGGCCTGCTGACCGCCTTCGGCGTCTACATCACCGTGATCTCCACGGTGGTGGAGAAGCGGCGCTGGTACGTGTCCCTGGGCATCGCACTGGCGGTCGTCACCGCCGTCCAGGTCGTCTTCGGCATCCTCCTCGGCGTCCCCCTCCCCGGGTGGACCCTGACCCCGGGAAGCTGGGCCGCACCGTGA
- a CDS encoding tripartite tricarboxylate transporter substrate binding protein: protein MMRTSRTTAGTAALLLVFGTSACAGGATTGAAGAAALSDETTMIVPFGAGGGSDIAGRTIAAGLEEATSSNVTVENRDGGAGAIGYSHLLSKAGDPNYLLATETAMLALPLTADTEFDYTDFTPIMSIGEDFTLLVVDARSPFTSCAEIVERSRSERVVAGVSGATGLDNVVFTMVEQAEDARFDRVPFESGGEVMTALLGGQIDIASLNPSEVLGQLDSGDLRALCVFADERYAYDELADIPTAKEEGIDVSYGQFRGLIAAGGISEEATEHWTAAGREFMGTEAYDAYMRDNYLQPDPLYGDEFRAYLEDSSSRLERVLNP, encoded by the coding sequence ATGATGCGCACAAGCCGCACCACCGCCGGCACGGCGGCCCTGCTCCTCGTATTCGGCACGTCCGCCTGCGCGGGCGGTGCCACCACCGGCGCCGCCGGCGCCGCGGCCCTCTCCGACGAGACCACCATGATCGTGCCCTTCGGCGCGGGAGGCGGCAGCGACATCGCCGGCCGCACCATCGCCGCCGGCCTCGAAGAGGCGACCTCGTCCAACGTCACCGTCGAGAACCGCGACGGCGGCGCGGGGGCGATCGGCTACTCGCACCTGCTGAGCAAGGCCGGCGATCCCAACTACCTGCTCGCCACCGAGACGGCGATGCTGGCCCTGCCGCTCACCGCGGACACCGAGTTCGACTACACCGACTTCACCCCGATCATGAGCATCGGCGAGGACTTCACCCTGCTCGTGGTCGACGCGCGGTCCCCCTTCACCAGCTGCGCCGAGATCGTGGAGAGGTCGCGCTCGGAGCGCGTGGTCGCCGGCGTCTCGGGCGCCACCGGCCTGGACAACGTCGTCTTCACGATGGTGGAGCAGGCCGAGGACGCCCGGTTCGACCGGGTGCCCTTCGAGTCCGGCGGTGAGGTGATGACCGCGCTGCTGGGCGGGCAGATCGACATCGCCTCGCTCAACCCCAGCGAGGTCCTCGGCCAGCTCGACTCCGGTGACCTCAGGGCGCTGTGCGTCTTCGCCGACGAGCGCTACGCCTACGACGAACTCGCCGACATCCCCACCGCGAAGGAGGAGGGGATCGACGTCTCCTACGGCCAGTTCCGCGGGCTGATCGCGGCCGGAGGCATCTCCGAGGAGGCCACCGAGCACTGGACGGCGGCCGGCCGGGAGTTCATGGGGACCGAGGCCTACGACGCCTACATGCGGGACAACTACCTGCAGCCCGACCCCTTGTACGGCGACGAGTTCCGCGCCTACCTCGAAGACAGCAGCTCCCGACTGGAAAGGGTGCTGAACCCATGA
- a CDS encoding thioesterase family protein: MPIELAPGVTGTMTRTVEKEHCTTRGEHDILSTPNLVLFLEEAAIEVLSGHIGDHQSSVGASVDIAHTAPTLRGQTVSITAAVTEVDRRRVAFEITADDGVDGIASGRHERFIVDLDRFGARLDAKRDALR, encoded by the coding sequence ATGCCCATCGAACTCGCCCCAGGCGTCACCGGCACCATGACCCGCACCGTGGAGAAGGAGCACTGCACCACCCGCGGCGAACACGACATCCTCTCAACCCCCAACCTGGTGCTCTTCCTCGAAGAAGCGGCCATCGAGGTCCTCAGCGGCCACATCGGCGACCACCAGAGCAGCGTCGGCGCCTCGGTCGACATCGCGCACACCGCCCCCACGCTGCGGGGCCAGACCGTCTCCATCACCGCTGCGGTGACCGAGGTGGACCGCCGCCGGGTCGCCTTCGAGATCACCGCCGACGACGGTGTCGACGGCATCGCGTCCGGCAGGCACGAACGCTTCATCGTCGACCTCGACAGGTTCGGCGCCCGATTGGACGCCAAGCGCGACGCGCTCCGCTGA
- a CDS encoding CaiB/BaiF CoA transferase family protein, translated as MPPRSGTHGSPAPPLDGVKVIEIGAFMAAPFATMQLADLGADVVKIENPEGGDAVRAIGPFLDGHSSPFIRLNRGKRSIAVDLKTTEGIDLVRRLLDDADVLVENLRPGAMSRLGLGYADLARSHPLLVYASASGWGQDGPLTGLPGLDIMAQARSGLMSITGSPGGDPVKVGVPICDLVCGLYVAMGVLAALQARQTTGRGQHVDVSLLESGVSFTIWEAAKFWATGEIGRPNGSAHQSTAPYQALRTADGWITVGAVSPKTWRGFCEALELTDLLADPRFADAHDRHGLRHELIPAIERTTMRRSTAELTEALDAAGVPCAPINGTGQVYTDDHLGKRGFFWDAEHPDLGAVRQIGSPMRLSETPARHGPAGPVLGADTTDLLADAGLTSEEIADLLRRGIAGSPSGAPGR; from the coding sequence ATGCCGCCGCGCTCCGGCACGCATGGGTCCCCTGCCCCTCCCCTGGACGGCGTCAAGGTCATCGAGATCGGCGCGTTCATGGCCGCGCCGTTCGCCACGATGCAGCTGGCCGACCTGGGAGCCGACGTCGTCAAGATCGAGAACCCCGAGGGCGGTGACGCCGTCCGCGCCATCGGGCCGTTCCTGGACGGGCACAGCTCCCCGTTCATCCGGCTGAACCGAGGCAAGCGCTCGATCGCCGTGGACCTCAAGACGACCGAGGGCATCGACCTGGTCCGCAGGCTGCTCGACGACGCCGACGTCCTGGTGGAGAACCTGCGGCCGGGCGCGATGTCCCGACTCGGGCTGGGCTACGCCGATCTCGCGCGGAGCCACCCCTTGCTGGTGTACGCATCGGCCTCCGGATGGGGCCAGGACGGCCCACTCACGGGTCTGCCGGGGCTGGACATCATGGCCCAGGCCCGCTCCGGCCTGATGAGCATCACCGGCTCACCCGGCGGCGACCCCGTCAAGGTGGGCGTGCCGATCTGCGACCTGGTCTGCGGCCTGTACGTGGCCATGGGTGTGCTCGCCGCCCTCCAGGCTCGTCAGACCACCGGCCGGGGCCAGCACGTCGACGTCTCCCTGCTGGAGTCCGGTGTCTCCTTCACCATCTGGGAGGCGGCCAAGTTCTGGGCCACGGGCGAGATCGGGCGGCCGAACGGATCGGCGCACCAGAGCACCGCTCCGTACCAGGCACTTCGCACGGCGGACGGCTGGATCACGGTCGGGGCCGTCAGTCCCAAGACATGGCGCGGCTTCTGCGAGGCCCTGGAACTCACCGACCTGCTGGCCGACCCGCGCTTCGCCGACGCCCATGACCGCCACGGGCTGCGTCACGAACTCATCCCCGCCATCGAACGCACCACCATGCGCCGTTCCACGGCGGAACTGACCGAGGCGCTGGACGCGGCCGGCGTCCCGTGCGCCCCCATCAACGGCACCGGTCAGGTATACACGGACGACCACCTGGGCAAACGCGGATTCTTCTGGGACGCCGAGCATCCCGATCTCGGAGCGGTGCGCCAGATCGGCTCGCCCATGCGGCTGTCCGAAACCCCGGCGCGGCACGGCCCCGCCGGGCCCGTGCTCGGCGCCGACACCACCGACCTGCTCGCCGATGCCGGACTCACCTCGGAGGAGATCGCCGATCTGCTGAGGCGCGGCATCGCCGGCTCTCCTTCCGGCGCCCCCGGCCGCTGA
- a CDS encoding GntR family transcriptional regulator: MAAVESTGTPRTAARIVKPPSMVELAAQALRRMIIGGDLLPGDRVVENQLTKELGISRPPLREALRVLELEGLIRQTPHRGAVVTPLTLHDVYEIVTLRRELERMAIGLAVPVRDPSRLPRCRSALDRMAAAADAGERAELSEAAFEFHVSVIGLSGHRRLEDAYRSLQLQMLLCMALNRRARAQRAETMAEDVQRHRRLLEVIEKGDPAAVLNELEHHGDRTFLHDIAEALDEGTPEAREWLAGERAEDRT; the protein is encoded by the coding sequence ATGGCAGCCGTCGAGTCGACGGGAACCCCCAGGACCGCCGCGCGGATCGTGAAGCCGCCGAGCATGGTCGAACTCGCCGCGCAGGCACTGCGCAGGATGATCATCGGCGGCGACCTGCTCCCCGGTGACCGGGTGGTCGAGAACCAGCTCACCAAGGAGCTGGGCATCAGTCGGCCCCCGCTGCGCGAGGCCCTGCGGGTCCTGGAGCTCGAAGGCCTCATCCGCCAGACCCCGCACCGCGGCGCGGTCGTCACCCCTCTGACGCTGCACGACGTCTACGAGATCGTCACCCTGCGCCGTGAACTGGAGCGCATGGCCATCGGGCTGGCCGTGCCGGTCCGCGACCCCTCGCGCCTGCCGCGCTGCCGCTCCGCCCTCGACCGGATGGCGGCCGCGGCCGATGCCGGTGAGCGCGCCGAGCTCTCCGAGGCGGCGTTCGAATTCCACGTCTCGGTGATCGGCCTGTCCGGTCACCGCCGTCTGGAGGACGCCTACCGGTCGCTGCAGCTGCAGATGCTGCTGTGCATGGCGCTCAACCGGCGGGCGCGGGCGCAGCGGGCCGAGACGATGGCCGAGGACGTGCAGCGCCACCGACGACTTCTCGAGGTGATCGAGAAGGGCGACCCGGCCGCCGTCCTGAACGAACTGGAGCACCACGGCGACCGCACCTTCCTGCACGACATCGCCGAGGCCCTGGACGAGGGCACCCCTGAGGCCAGGGAGTGGCTGGCCGGGGAACGAGCGGAGGACCGAACATGA
- a CDS encoding FAS1-like dehydratase domain-containing protein: MTTTGIEALHAAVGWRGAVRTTKVERRHLYSYLDAIGAPRSDEAPLTFVACYLDEPPSLPAAAHYGTGWLNGEDSFEGARPLRVGQTLHSSPLLTEVDEKHGRSGRFALLTFVTDFTDDSGEVVVRHTGVRLRR, from the coding sequence ATGACCACAACCGGGATCGAGGCCCTGCACGCGGCCGTGGGCTGGCGCGGAGCGGTCCGGACCACCAAGGTCGAGCGCCGCCACCTGTACTCCTACCTCGACGCGATCGGCGCGCCCCGCAGCGACGAGGCTCCGTTGACCTTCGTCGCCTGCTACCTGGACGAACCTCCCTCGCTGCCGGCGGCCGCCCACTACGGGACCGGCTGGCTCAACGGGGAGGACTCCTTCGAGGGGGCGCGGCCCCTCCGGGTCGGCCAGACTCTGCACTCCTCGCCCCTGCTCACCGAGGTCGACGAGAAGCACGGGCGCTCGGGGCGCTTCGCCCTGCTCACCTTCGTCACCGACTTCACCGACGACAGCGGTGAAGTCGTCGTCCGGCACACCGGAGTGAGGCTGCGCCGATGA
- a CDS encoding MaoC/PaaZ C-terminal domain-containing protein, with protein sequence MTDHAITSGTEIPPLRLEPTLRDIVRYAGASGDFYEMHYDLEFARRLGHPELSLHGLFKTALLGRLVTEWIGGHGRLTSLSVRYRRMDYRNTPLTCKALVESTGGGRMDLRIWTENADGEATTTGHAAITLNA encoded by the coding sequence ATGACCGACCACGCGATCACCTCTGGAACCGAGATCCCCCCGTTGCGGCTGGAGCCGACGCTGCGCGACATCGTGCGCTACGCCGGTGCATCAGGGGACTTCTACGAGATGCACTACGACCTGGAGTTCGCCCGCCGGCTCGGGCACCCCGAACTCTCCCTGCACGGTCTGTTCAAGACCGCGCTGCTGGGGCGGCTCGTCACCGAATGGATCGGCGGCCACGGGCGCCTCACCTCCCTCAGTGTGCGGTACCGGCGGATGGACTACCGGAACACTCCGCTGACCTGCAAGGCCCTGGTGGAATCCACCGGCGGCGGCCGGATGGACCTCCGCATCTGGACCGAGAACGCCGACGGCGAGGCGACCACCACCGGACACGCCGCCATCACCCTCAACGCCTGA